Proteins encoded by one window of Dryocola sp. LX212:
- the rluA gene encoding bifunctional tRNA pseudouridine(32) synthase/23S rRNA pseudouridine(746) synthase RluA — protein MIMEPYNPPMDPWLVILYQDEHIMVVNKPSGLLSVPGRLEEHKDSVMTRIQRDFPLAESVHRLDMATSGVITVALTKAAERELKRQFREREPKKQYVARVWGHPQPETGTVDLPLICDWPNRPKQRVCHETGKAAQTEYEVLEYAADNTARVLLKPITGRSHQLRVHMLALGHPILGDRFYATPEALAMAPRLQLHAEMLTITHPAYGTPMTFRAPADF, from the coding sequence ATGATTATGGAACCCTATAACCCGCCAATGGATCCCTGGCTGGTCATCCTTTATCAGGATGAACACATTATGGTCGTCAACAAGCCTTCTGGCCTGCTGTCGGTCCCGGGGCGCCTTGAAGAGCACAAAGACAGCGTGATGACGCGCATTCAGCGCGACTTCCCGCTGGCAGAATCCGTTCATCGTCTGGATATGGCCACCAGCGGCGTGATTACGGTGGCGCTGACCAAGGCCGCCGAGCGCGAGCTGAAACGCCAGTTCCGCGAGCGTGAACCGAAGAAGCAGTATGTGGCGAGGGTATGGGGTCATCCACAGCCGGAAACGGGCACGGTGGATTTACCGCTGATTTGCGACTGGCCGAACCGGCCAAAGCAGAGGGTGTGTCATGAAACCGGCAAGGCGGCGCAGACGGAATATGAAGTGCTGGAGTACGCGGCGGATAACACCGCTCGCGTACTGCTGAAACCGATAACCGGGCGCTCGCATCAGCTTCGCGTTCACATGCTGGCGCTGGGTCATCCGATTCTGGGCGACCGTTTCTACGCTACGCCCGAGGCGCTGGCAATGGCCCCGCGTTTACAGCTGCATGCTGAAATGCTGACCATTACGCATCCCGCTTACGGCACGCCGATGACGTTTCGCGCTCCGGCTGATTTCTAA